Genomic DNA from Nocardioides aquaticus:
TCGCGGTGGACGAGGACTGGTTCCTGGTGGCCCGCGTCGTCGAGGGACGGGTCCGGATGCTGCTCTCCGACGCCACCGCGGCCGAGGACTGGGACCTGGCGGCCTCCGTGCTGGACCTGCTCGGCCTGCCCGAGCCCGAGGACGACGACGACCAGGTGCCCGCCGGTGACCTGGGGCTGCTGGCCGACCTCGGCATGGGCGCCGAGGACCTGGGCGCGCTGATCGCCGACCTCGACCTCTACCCGGAGGAGATCCTCTCCGAGGTGGCCGAGGAGATCGGGTTCGGCGACGACTTCGACGACGTCGTCGGGCTGGCCCCGGCCGACCACGCCTGACCGCCGGTGGGCGGGTCGCCGGCGGGAACGTGGGACGCGGCGATGCGGGCCGCGCTGGACGAGGCGCGCGCCGCGCTGCGCTCCGGTGACGTGCCGGTGGGCGCCGTCGTCGTCGACCCCGCCGGCGTGGTCGTGGGCGTCGGGCGCAACGTCCGCGAGGCCGAGGCCGACCCGACCGGGCACGCCGAGGTCGTCGCGCTGCGGGCCGCCGCGCGGGCCCGGGGCGAGTGGCGCCTCGACGGCTGCACCCTGGTGGTGACCCTCGAGCCGTGCACGATGTGCGCCGGCGCCGCGGTGCTCGCCCGGGTGGACCGGGTGGTCCTGGGGGCGTGGGACGAGAAGGCCGGCGCGGTCGGCTCGCTGTGGGACGTCGTCCGCGACCGCCGCCTCAACCACCGCCCCGAGGTGGTCGCCGGGGTGCTGGCGGGGGAGTCGTCGGCGTTGCTGGCGGAGTTCTTCGGCGGGCGACGGGGCTGAGGGGCGGCGCGGCTGAGGCGCGGCTGAGGCGCGGCTGAGGGCGTGGCGCGGGACGTCAGACGGACGGGGGACACGTTTGCCCGGAACGCATGACGTCCCGCGCCGTGGGCCAGCCCGGCCCCGGCGCGTCAGCCGAGCGTCGAGGTCCGGGCGACCAGCTCGGGGGTGAACAGCACCTGCCGGTGGACGTGGTCGGTCTCGGTCGTCTCGGCCAGCAGCAGGTCGGTGGCGGTGCGGCCGAGCTCGCGGCGCGGCTGCCGCACCGAGGTGAGCGGGACGGCCGCCGCCGCGGCGAACTCGATGTCGTCGTAACCCACGATCGCCAGCTCCTCGGGCACCCGGTGACCCCCGGCGATGGCCTGCTGCAGGAGCCCGAGCGCGAGCAGGTCGTTGGCGCAGAACGCCGCGGTGGGTCGCCGGGAGCGGGGTACGCCGGCCAGCCGGTCGCCCGCGGCCCGGCCCTCGGCGACGGTCAGCGCCGAGGTGCCCACGGTGGTGAGGTCTGCCTCGGGCAGGCCGGCGGCGGCCCACGCCTCGCGGGCGCCCGCCAGGCGGTCGCGGACCTGACCGAGGTCCCTCGGCCCACCGACGAAGGCGACCCGCTGGTGACCGAGGTCGACGAGGTGCTCGATCGCGACCCGTCCTCCGTGCCGGTCGTCGACGCCGACCGAGCAGAGCCGGTCGTCGTGGCGGACGCGGTCGACGACCACGACGGGGGTGCCGCGGGAGGCGACCTCGGTCAGCACCGGGGAGTCCGGGTCGACGGGGGTGACCAGGATGCCCTGCACCCGCTGCTGCTCGAGGTGGTCGAGGTAGTCGCGCTCCCGGGCTGCACGCTGGTCGCTGTTGCACAGGAAGACCGCGAGGCCGGCGGCCTCGGCGGCGCCCTCGATACCACCGGCCACGTCGGTGAAGAACGGGTTGCCGGCGTCGAGCACGACGTAGGCCAGGACCCGGCTTCGGCCGGCCCGCAGCTGGCGGGCCGACTCGTTGCGGACGAAGCCGAGGTCGGCCATGGCCTGCTCCACCCGGGAGCGGGTGCCGGCCGAGACCCGGTCGGGCCGGTTGAGCACGTTCGAGACAGTGCCCAGCGAGACGCCGGCGGCGGAGGCGACGTCCTTCACGCCGGGCGCCCGCAGCGGGGACGTGCCCGTGCCGTCCGGCGGCATCCGACCTCCTCGGTTGAAACGTTGTGGACGTGACGGGACGGGAGGATCGACCCCGTTCGCACGCCCTGCGCAGCGGATCCTGCCACACCTCTTGACGCCTGTGACAGCAGTCACCTAGTGTCCGGGACCACAGGTTGAAACCTTTCAATCACGGAGGACCGATGAGCACAGGGCCGAGCACGAGCGCGGGGACGTCCTCCCCGACGCTGGAGCTGCGCGAGGTCACCAAGTCGTTCGGCGCGGTCACCGCGTTGGCGGCGGGCACCCTGGTCGTGGAGCCCGGCTCGATCCACGCCCTGGTGGGGGAGAACGGCGCCGGCAAGTCGACGCTGGTCAAGGTCGTCGCAGGCGTCCACCGTCGCGACGGCGGCACCTTCCGCTTTCAAGGCGAGGACGTCGACTTCGGCTCGACTGCGGACTCCAAGGCGGCCGGCATCGCGGTGATCTACCAGGAGCCGACGCTGTTCCCGGACCTCTCGGTCACCGAGAACCTCTTCATGGGTCGCCAGCCGCTGGGTCGCGGACGCCGCATCGACCAGAAGGCCATGCGCGAGGAGGCCCGCGCACTCTTCGCCCGGCTCGGCGTCGCGATCGACCCCGCCCGCCCCGCGCGCGGACTGTCGATCGCCGACCAGCAGATCATCGAGATCGCCAAGGCCATCTCCTTGGACGCCGCCCTGCTGGTG
This window encodes:
- a CDS encoding nucleoside deaminase, whose amino-acid sequence is MRAALDEARAALRSGDVPVGAVVVDPAGVVVGVGRNVREAEADPTGHAEVVALRAAARARGEWRLDGCTLVVTLEPCTMCAGAAVLARVDRVVLGAWDEKAGAVGSLWDVVRDRRLNHRPEVVAGVLAGESSALLAEFFGGRRG
- a CDS encoding LacI family DNA-binding transcriptional regulator — encoded protein: MPPDGTGTSPLRAPGVKDVASAAGVSLGTVSNVLNRPDRVSAGTRSRVEQAMADLGFVRNESARQLRAGRSRVLAYVVLDAGNPFFTDVAGGIEGAAEAAGLAVFLCNSDQRAARERDYLDHLEQQRVQGILVTPVDPDSPVLTEVASRGTPVVVVDRVRHDDRLCSVGVDDRHGGRVAIEHLVDLGHQRVAFVGGPRDLGQVRDRLAGAREAWAAAGLPEADLTTVGTSALTVAEGRAAGDRLAGVPRSRRPTAAFCANDLLALGLLQQAIAGGHRVPEELAIVGYDDIEFAAAAAVPLTSVRQPRRELGRTATDLLLAETTETDHVHRQVLFTPELVARTSTLG
- a CDS encoding tRNA adenosine deaminase-associated protein — encoded protein: MSEEPLEQLDAVDFAVIAFHVDGEWDVDELTLDHLLDAPTLVAAMRRLPGEDSVALVAVDEDWFLVARVVEGRVRMLLSDATAAEDWDLAASVLDLLGLPEPEDDDDQVPAGDLGLLADLGMGAEDLGALIADLDLYPEEILSEVAEEIGFGDDFDDVVGLAPADHA